In Apium graveolens cultivar Ventura chromosome 10, ASM990537v1, whole genome shotgun sequence, the following are encoded in one genomic region:
- the LOC141691924 gene encoding uncharacterized protein LOC141691924, with product MTAEKTGPAEDTISIPVDKNDPSKVLKVGSQLADEMRRSLARFLIANLDVFAWSHSDMIEIDPEVMCHHLNILPNCMGMRQKRRPVSGENAIALKEEVDRLLEVGLIKESFYPEWLANPVLVKKPNGKWRTCVDLTDLNKACPKDSFPLPRIDHAVLVREEDGQQSPVYYVSKRLHDAETRYTSMEKLVYALILASRKLRPYFQAHRVEVCTAYPLRQRLIGMFKEVRLECVPREKNSIADALAKMGSQQEAVLLGSIPLEIQEIPSIPEVETMRVDEAPKETWMTPILAYIRKGILPDDKFMARRLRYQAARYVIYDEVLYKRGFNQPLLRFGIPYKLVSDNRKQFDSQKLRHLCEELKIKKEFAAVYHPKSNGQTEAVMWSYNTTPRSTMGETPFMLTYGYEAMVPVEVGSGSLRRDCYRNEDVEVNQRLHLDLLEETRENSQLRLAAYQQRAARYYNKKTNEVQTWILQLARLQGARTLKIVQVHRR from the exons TTTGAAAGTGGGGTCCCAGTTGGCTGATGAAATGAGAAGAAGTCTTGCCCGCTTCCTAATTGCAAATCTTGATGTCTTtgcatggagtcattcagataTGATAGAAATCGACCCAGAAGTAATGTGTCACCATTTGAATATCCTTCCGAATTGTATGGGCATGCGTCAGAAACGCCGCCCGGTAAGTGGAGAAAATGCAatagcattaaaagaagaagtgGACCGGTTGTTGGAGGTGGGGCTAATCAAAGAATCTTTCTACCCCGAATGGCTTGCAAATCCGGTACTGGTGAAGAAACCGAATGGGAAGTGGAGAACATGTGTGGATTTAACAGATCTCAATAAGGCTTGTCCAAAGGACAGCTTCCCGTTGCCAAGAATCGATCA TGCAGTTCTGGTTAGAGAAGAAGATGGGCAGCAATCACCAGTGTACTACGTGAGCAAGCGGTTACACGACGCTGAAACTCGCTACACAAGCATGGAAAAACTGGTTTACGCCCTGATTCTTGCGTCAAGAAAATTGCGACCGTATTTTCAAGCCCATAGAGTTGAAGTTTGTACAGCGTACCCGCTGCGACAG CGCCTGATTGGAATGTTCAAAGAAGTTAGATTGGAATGTGTTCCGCGGGAGAAGAACAGTATTGCGGATGCTCTGGCAAAAATGGGGTCGCAACAAGAGGCTGTGTTGTTAGGATCCATCCCCCTTGAAATCCAGGAgattcctagtatcccagagGTAGAAACTATGCGAGTAgatgaggctcccaaggaaacatggatgacgcccattctAGCTTACATTCGCAAGGGAATACTCCCCGATGATAAGTTTATGGCTCGCCGACTCCGCTATCAGGCTGCAAGATACGTGATATACGATGAAGTCCTGTACAAGAGAGGGTTCAACCAACCTCTGCTTAG GTTCGGAATCCCTTACAAGCTTGTCTCCGACAATAGAAAGCAGTTTGATAGCCAGAAATTGCGACATTTATGTGAGGAGTTGAAAATCAAGAAGGAGTTTGCGGCGGTCTATCATCCTAAAAGCAATGGACAAACAGAAGCt gtgatgtggtcatacaacactacGCCACGATCTACTATGGGAGAAACGCCGTTTATGCTGACTTACGGCTACgaagctatggtccccgtggaaGTTGGATCGGGATCACTTCGCAGAGATTGTTACAGAAACGAAGATGTtgaggttaatcaaaggcttcatttagATCTCTTAGAGGAGACGAGGGAAAATTCTCAGCTAAGGCTAGCGGCATATCAGCAACGCGccgcaaggtattataacaagaag ACAAATGAAGTTCAAACATGGATACTACAACTTGCAAGGCTTCAAGGGGCCCGCACCCTTAAAATAGTTCAAGTACATAGAAGATAA